The proteins below come from a single Crossiella sp. CA-258035 genomic window:
- a CDS encoding HAD-IIIA family hydrolase, which translates to MSGIVHSAWPGLVLFDRDGTLVRDVPYNGDPELVTPMPGAAEALAALRARGVRTGVVTNQSGVARGLLSLAQVAAVHRRIVELLGPFDTWQVCPHGPLEGCRCRKPRPGMVLAACAELGVPPCATVVIGDIESDVRAAQAAGAHGILVPTPVTRAHEVRNAPVVAPDLTAALDLVLPTEVRR; encoded by the coding sequence GTGAGCGGAATCGTGCACTCCGCCTGGCCCGGTCTGGTGCTCTTCGACCGGGACGGCACTCTTGTCCGGGATGTCCCGTACAACGGGGATCCCGAGTTGGTGACGCCGATGCCCGGCGCCGCCGAGGCACTGGCCGCGCTGCGCGCCAGGGGCGTGCGCACCGGTGTGGTGACCAACCAGTCCGGCGTCGCACGAGGACTGCTGTCCCTGGCGCAGGTCGCGGCCGTGCACCGGCGGATCGTGGAGCTGCTGGGGCCCTTCGACACCTGGCAGGTCTGTCCACACGGGCCACTGGAGGGTTGCCGCTGCCGCAAACCCCGGCCGGGCATGGTGCTGGCCGCCTGCGCCGAGCTCGGCGTGCCACCCTGCGCCACCGTGGTGATCGGCGACATCGAGTCCGATGTGCGGGCCGCGCAAGCCGCAGGCGCGCACGGGATCCTGGTGCCCACCCCGGTCACCCGTGCGCACGAGGTGCGCAACGCCCCGGTGGTCGCCCCGGACCTGACCGCCGCGCTCGACCTGGTGCTGCCCACGGAGGTCCGGCGATGA
- a CDS encoding SRPBCC family protein, translating to MTTIEKSVDVQVPVSTAYNQWTQFETFPRFMEGVERITQVTPTRTHWQTKIGGVEREFDAEITEQHPDERVAWKTIDGPPHGGVVTFHRLDDKTTRVSLQMEYQPESLTEKAGAALGVVEHRVSGDLKRFKEFIEQRGAETGAWRGDVGRSPQQGEL from the coding sequence GTGACCACGATCGAGAAGTCGGTGGACGTCCAGGTGCCGGTGAGCACCGCGTACAACCAGTGGACCCAGTTCGAGACCTTCCCCCGGTTCATGGAGGGCGTGGAGCGCATCACCCAGGTCACCCCGACCCGGACGCACTGGCAGACCAAGATCGGTGGCGTGGAACGGGAGTTCGACGCCGAGATCACCGAACAACACCCGGATGAGCGAGTGGCGTGGAAGACCATCGACGGCCCGCCGCACGGCGGGGTGGTGACCTTCCACCGGCTCGACGACAAGACCACCAGGGTCAGCCTGCAGATGGAGTACCAGCCGGAGTCGCTGACCGAGAAGGCGGGCGCGGCGCTGGGGGTGGTGGAGCACCGGGTCTCCGGGGACCTGAAGCGGTTCAAGGAGTTCATCGAGCAGCGGGGCGCGGAGACCGGCGCCTGGCGCGGTGATGTGGGCCGTTCGCCGCAGCAGGGCGAGCTGTAA
- a CDS encoding glycosyltransferase has product MTSARTTVVIATRDRWDELRHTLHRLAELDPAPPVVVVDNGSSDGTRQRLPAEFPQVRLIPLSGNRGATARNHGVAVARTPYVAFSDDDSWWAPGALQQAERLFDACPRLGVVSARTLVGPEQRLDPLSAELAASPLGREPGLPGVSVLGFLACAAIVRREAFLACGGFSPVLFFPGEEQLLSWDLAAAGWALCHVPELVAHHHPSRIRPPSAARRRLQARNALLTVWLRRPWPEIAAATGAQLRAGELRVLLAALARLPGVLRARRRLPAEVEQRLALLQRQAWSAPGRVGQQGTTTPQTVEEDPCPPAKPAP; this is encoded by the coding sequence ATGACGAGCGCGCGCACCACCGTGGTGATCGCCACCAGGGACCGCTGGGACGAGCTGCGGCACACCCTGCACCGGCTCGCCGAGCTCGACCCGGCACCGCCGGTCGTGGTGGTGGACAACGGTTCCAGCGACGGCACCAGACAACGTTTGCCCGCGGAGTTCCCGCAGGTGAGGCTGATCCCCTTGTCCGGCAACCGGGGCGCCACCGCGCGCAACCACGGGGTGGCGGTCGCGCGCACCCCGTACGTGGCCTTCAGCGACGACGACTCCTGGTGGGCGCCCGGCGCGCTCCAGCAGGCCGAGCGGCTCTTCGACGCCTGCCCGCGACTGGGGGTGGTCTCCGCGCGCACCCTGGTCGGGCCGGAGCAGCGGCTGGACCCGCTCAGCGCCGAGCTGGCCGCCAGCCCGCTGGGCCGGGAACCCGGGCTGCCGGGGGTGTCGGTGCTGGGTTTCCTGGCCTGCGCGGCGATCGTGCGCCGGGAGGCGTTCCTGGCCTGCGGCGGGTTCTCCCCGGTGCTGTTCTTCCCCGGCGAGGAGCAGCTGCTCTCCTGGGACCTGGCCGCCGCCGGCTGGGCGTTGTGCCACGTGCCCGAACTCGTCGCCCACCACCACCCCTCGCGGATCCGGCCACCCTCGGCGGCCCGGCGACGGCTCCAGGCCCGCAACGCCCTGCTCACCGTGTGGCTGCGCAGACCGTGGCCGGAGATCGCCGCGGCCACCGGGGCACAGCTGCGCGCGGGAGAACTCCGGGTGCTCCTGGCGGCGCTGGCCCGGCTGCCCGGCGTGCTGCGCGCCCGGCGACGCCTGCCCGCGGAGGTGGAACAACGGCTGGCGCTACTCCAACGCCAGGCATGGAGCGCGCCAGGCCGGGTAGGCCAACAGGGAACCACGACACCACAGACAGTGGAGGAGGATCCGTGTCCACCAGCGAAACCGGCTCCGTGA
- a CDS encoding UDP-glucuronic acid decarboxylase family protein: MRKGLAMRFERVVVTGGAGFLGSYVCEELVFSGVSVVCVDDLSTGRLSNVDTVAEHPRFHFQHADITEPLRVPGPVDAVLHLACPASPADYLREPVRTMRTGSLGTLHALELAKAHRSRFLLASTSEVYGDPLRHPQTEDYWGNVNPVGPRSVYDESKRFSEALTTAYRGQYGLRASIARIFNSYGPRMRPDDGRMIPTFIRQGLAGEPITVFGDGAQTRSLCYVSDTVRGLITLARSGIPGPVNIGSPEEHPVSRIAERVRELTGSSAPVVHEQAMTDDPRRRCPDIAVAARELGWAPEVSLTEGLRRTVDHFAAASFAHRAAG, translated from the coding sequence ATGAGAAAGGGGCTCGCGATGCGGTTCGAACGGGTGGTGGTCACCGGGGGCGCGGGCTTCCTCGGGTCCTACGTGTGCGAGGAGCTGGTGTTCTCCGGGGTGTCGGTGGTGTGCGTTGACGACCTGTCCACCGGACGTCTGTCCAATGTGGACACTGTAGCGGAGCATCCCCGGTTCCACTTCCAGCACGCCGACATCACCGAGCCGCTGCGGGTGCCTGGCCCGGTGGACGCGGTGCTGCACCTGGCCTGCCCCGCCTCGCCAGCGGACTACCTGCGCGAACCGGTGCGGACCATGCGCACCGGCTCGCTGGGCACGCTGCACGCGCTGGAGCTGGCCAAGGCGCACCGGTCCCGGTTCCTGCTGGCCTCCACCAGCGAGGTCTACGGCGACCCGCTGCGGCACCCGCAGACCGAGGACTACTGGGGCAATGTCAACCCGGTGGGCCCGCGCAGCGTCTACGACGAGTCCAAACGCTTCAGCGAGGCGCTGACCACCGCCTACCGCGGCCAGTACGGCCTGCGCGCCTCGATCGCCCGGATCTTCAACAGCTACGGCCCCCGGATGCGGCCCGACGACGGCCGGATGATCCCCACCTTCATCCGCCAGGGCCTGGCCGGGGAGCCGATCACCGTCTTCGGCGACGGCGCGCAGACCCGGTCGCTGTGCTACGTCAGCGACACCGTCCGCGGCCTGATCACCTTGGCCCGCAGCGGGATTCCCGGCCCGGTCAACATCGGCAGCCCCGAGGAGCACCCGGTGTCCCGGATCGCCGAACGCGTCCGCGAGCTCACCGGCAGCTCCGCGCCGGTGGTGCACGAGCAGGCGATGACCGACGACCCGCGCCGCCGCTGCCCCGACATCGCCGTGGCCGCGCGGGAGCTGGGCTGGGCCCCGGAGGTCTCGCTGACCGAGGGGTTGCGGCGGACCGTGGACCACTTCGCCGCGGCCTCGTTTGCCCACCGGGCCGCCGGGTAG